One window of Vibrio sinaloensis genomic DNA carries:
- a CDS encoding DUF3149 domain-containing protein, with product MDFWLDLLFGNAVGLSSMIVIFGALGLMLFYGGFIIYKVTNDKSPH from the coding sequence ATGGACTTTTGGCTCGATCTCCTATTTGGTAATGCGGTAGGTCTGTCTTCGATGATTGTGATCTTTGGCGCCTTAGGTCTTATGCTGTTCTATGGCGGTTTCATTATCTACAAAGTGACGAACGACAAATCTCCTCACTAG
- a CDS encoding TraB/GumN family protein, which produces MRQLLLSVLLLITAQVAAEPLYWQVEKGKLKYIIVGSVHVGDESMYPLPKRLFDELESSQGLIVETDTRNKGDLVYPTTRLSSRDVLTTQQQKELLGLANLLEINGSDLLNTPPWAAALAIQMKQIEYLGYSTANGVDVRLMVKADLLQVPTLSLESMQFQIDLLTGQPMGGQEMLVSVLEEFDHSENALRCLITSWKNGDIDKLNEFAQLTSMSEEFEYAFLTERNLDWAKKLASPEWLPKRKGQYLIVVGTLHLIGEQSLLKMLEREGFTIKQLSQSQPTRCEFKY; this is translated from the coding sequence ATGCGCCAACTCTTACTCAGCGTCTTGCTGCTCATTACCGCTCAAGTCGCTGCAGAGCCGCTCTACTGGCAAGTTGAGAAAGGCAAACTTAAGTACATTATTGTCGGCTCAGTTCATGTCGGCGATGAGTCGATGTATCCATTGCCTAAGCGTCTGTTTGACGAGCTAGAGAGTAGCCAAGGATTGATCGTTGAAACCGACACCCGTAACAAGGGGGATCTGGTCTATCCAACCACTCGCCTATCGAGCCGCGACGTACTCACCACTCAGCAGCAGAAAGAGCTGTTGGGCTTAGCTAACTTACTCGAAATAAATGGTAGTGACTTGCTAAACACACCGCCCTGGGCTGCCGCCTTGGCGATTCAAATGAAGCAAATAGAGTACTTGGGCTATTCAACTGCAAACGGCGTGGACGTGCGCTTAATGGTCAAAGCAGATCTGTTGCAAGTGCCGACGCTAAGCTTAGAGTCAATGCAGTTCCAAATCGATCTTCTTACTGGTCAACCCATGGGTGGGCAAGAGATGTTGGTCAGCGTACTCGAAGAGTTTGACCACTCAGAAAACGCGCTGCGCTGCTTGATCACCAGTTGGAAAAACGGAGACATCGACAAACTCAACGAGTTCGCACAGTTAACCTCTATGTCGGAAGAGTTTGAGTACGCTTTCTTGACTGAGCGTAATCTCGACTGGGCAAAAAAGCTTGCTTCCCCAGAATGGCTGCCCAAACGAAAAGGCCAATACCTCATTGTGGTCGGTACCTTACATCTTATCGGTGAGCAAAGCTTACTCAAAATGCTTGAAAGAGAAGGGTTTACCATCAAGCAGCTGTCTCAAAGCCAACCAACGCGTTGTGAGTTCAAGTACTAA